One segment of Streptomyces roseifaciens DNA contains the following:
- the modA gene encoding molybdate ABC transporter substrate-binding protein — MHSRRALPLLAGTMLIPLLAACGSEDKADAKNETTLTVLAAASLTDVFKQAGQAYEKEHPGTKVKFSFAGSQELAAQVRQGAPADALVTADTKTMQDLKSETNTPKVIAKNRLTIATAKNNPKNIKALSDLSRSDLKVVLAAPEVPVGRYSKKVLDQQHVTVKPVSQEPSVRAVLSKVTLGEADAGIVYVTDAAKDKVATVTVPDEQNAVASYPAATLKGSKHAQQADDFVKWLGTDEAQKLLRAAGFQQP, encoded by the coding sequence ATGCACTCTCGCCGCGCGCTGCCGCTCCTGGCCGGCACGATGCTCATCCCGCTCCTGGCTGCCTGCGGCAGCGAGGACAAAGCCGACGCCAAGAACGAAACCACGCTCACCGTCCTGGCGGCAGCATCCTTGACGGACGTCTTCAAGCAGGCGGGCCAGGCCTACGAGAAGGAACACCCGGGCACCAAGGTCAAGTTCTCCTTCGCGGGTTCGCAGGAGCTGGCAGCGCAGGTACGCCAGGGCGCCCCGGCGGACGCACTGGTGACGGCGGACACGAAAACCATGCAAGATCTGAAGAGCGAGACGAACACCCCCAAGGTGATCGCAAAGAACCGCCTGACGATCGCCACGGCGAAGAACAACCCCAAGAACATCAAGGCCCTGTCGGACCTCTCCCGCAGCGACCTCAAGGTCGTCCTGGCGGCGCCGGAGGTGCCGGTGGGCCGCTACAGCAAGAAGGTCCTGGACCAGCAGCACGTCACGGTGAAGCCGGTCTCCCAGGAGCCCAGCGTGCGAGCCGTCCTGAGCAAGGTCACCCTGGGCGAGGCCGACGCCGGGATCGTCTACGTGACCGACGCGGCCAAGGACAAGGTCGCCACCGTCACGGTGCCCGACGAGCAGAACGCCGTGGCGTCGTACCCCGCGGCCACGCTCAAGGGCTCCAAGCACGCGCAGCAGGCCGACGATTTCGTGAAGTGGCTCGGCACGGACGAGGCCCAGAAGCTCCTGCGGGCAGCGGGCTTCCAGCAGCCGTGA
- a CDS encoding spherulation-specific family 4 protein: MSHLSPPGQRRSRAVREAPLRFGVPGFAHPLLAPAEWGELLRTDVPVEWVVLGSGAMAAPGGTASGGPGDRPDPYRVAAAARLREAGIRVLGHLDLRFGERPLGEVLSEAQRYLNWYKVDGFALDATPADPAALPGTRRTVASLRTILDRAYVVLVHGTHPSPGYADLADQLVTFYGPWSAYRWSQVAEWTADFPAARFCHLVHGVPRAHLDEALRLARWQGAGTIYFTDRTDRDEADPWEVMPGYWDEIVSRIGPGVSE; the protein is encoded by the coding sequence GTGTCGCATCTGAGCCCGCCCGGGCAGCGCCGGTCCCGCGCCGTCCGCGAGGCCCCGCTGCGCTTCGGGGTCCCGGGCTTCGCGCACCCCCTGCTCGCCCCCGCCGAATGGGGCGAACTCCTGCGCACCGACGTCCCCGTGGAGTGGGTCGTGCTCGGCAGCGGCGCCATGGCCGCCCCGGGCGGGACGGCCTCCGGAGGCCCCGGCGACCGCCCGGACCCGTATCGCGTCGCCGCCGCCGCCCGGCTGCGCGAGGCGGGCATCCGGGTCCTCGGCCACCTGGACCTGCGGTTCGGCGAGCGCCCCCTCGGCGAGGTGCTCTCCGAGGCCCAGCGCTATCTGAACTGGTACAAGGTCGACGGGTTCGCCCTCGACGCCACCCCCGCGGACCCCGCCGCCCTGCCCGGCACCCGGCGCACCGTCGCCTCCCTGCGGACGATCCTCGACCGGGCGTACGTCGTGCTCGTCCACGGCACCCATCCCTCGCCCGGCTACGCCGACCTCGCCGACCAACTCGTCACGTTCTACGGGCCCTGGTCGGCCTACCGCTGGTCGCAGGTCGCCGAGTGGACCGCCGACTTCCCGGCGGCCCGCTTCTGCCACCTCGTGCACGGCGTCCCCCGTGCCCACCTGGACGAGGCGCTGCGCCTGGCCCGCTGGCAGGGCGCCGGCACGATCTACTTCACCGACCGGACGGACCGGGACGAAGCGGACCCCTGGGAGGTGATGCCCGGCTACTGGGACGAGATCGTCTCGCGCATCGGACCGGGTGTCTCGGAATGA
- a CDS encoding ABC transporter permease, with translation MTRARTPLALGLPAALAVAFLLLPLTGILARTPWETLPSRLTSQPVTEALQLSLLASAWALLLSLILGVPLAWLLARVEFRGKSLVRCLVMLPMVLPPTVAGVALLQGYGRRGVLGPALESMNVTLPFSTAGAVVASAFVAMPFLVISLEGALAGLHPRYEETATSLGAAPLRVFRTITLPMVAPGLLAGAALSWARALGEFGATITFAGNLPGETQTLPLQVYLLLQDDPQGATAVSLLLLLIATAVLLGLRGHWLQPRTNGRGRGGPGPARGVGGTPSGSWG, from the coding sequence GTGACCAGGGCCCGCACGCCTCTGGCGCTCGGGCTGCCCGCCGCGCTGGCGGTGGCGTTCCTGTTGCTGCCGCTGACAGGCATCCTCGCCCGCACCCCGTGGGAGACGCTCCCGTCCCGCCTCACCTCCCAACCGGTCACCGAAGCCCTGCAACTGTCCCTCCTCGCCTCGGCCTGGGCACTCCTGCTCTCCCTGATCCTGGGCGTGCCGCTGGCGTGGCTGCTGGCGCGGGTGGAGTTCCGGGGCAAGTCCCTGGTGCGCTGCCTGGTGATGCTGCCGATGGTGCTGCCGCCCACGGTCGCCGGCGTGGCACTCCTGCAGGGCTACGGCCGCCGCGGCGTCCTGGGCCCGGCCCTGGAATCCATGAACGTCACCCTCCCCTTCTCCACGGCAGGGGCAGTGGTGGCATCGGCCTTCGTGGCGATGCCGTTCCTGGTGATCAGCCTGGAGGGCGCGCTGGCGGGCCTCCACCCCCGCTACGAGGAGACGGCGACGTCCCTGGGGGCGGCGCCGCTCCGCGTCTTCCGCACGATCACTCTGCCGATGGTGGCTCCCGGCCTGCTCGCGGGGGCGGCGCTCAGCTGGGCGAGGGCCCTGGGGGAGTTCGGCGCGACGATCACCTTCGCGGGCAATCTCCCGGGCGAAACGCAAACACTCCCCCTGCAGGTGTACCTGCTCCTCCAGGACGACCCCCAAGGGGCCACAGCGGTATCACTCCTCCTCCTGCTGATCGCGACAGCCGTACTCCTGGGCCTCAGGGGCCACTGGCTGCAGCCGCGAACGAACGGGAGGGGCCGGGGTGGTCCGGGGCCGGCAAGGGGCGTTGGGGGCACCCCCAGCGGTAGCTGGGGGAG
- a CDS encoding TOBE domain-containing protein, with protein MRSYTIGRAAKLLGVSADTVRRWADAGRIPTRRDEAGKRHIDGADLAAFSVSLAAEAADGEDAYTSARNAFPGIITAVKLGDVAAQVEIQAGPHRLVSLLTREAVEELGLAVGMEAVARVKATNVHIDRT; from the coding sequence ATGCGTTCCTACACGATCGGCCGTGCCGCCAAGCTGCTGGGCGTCAGCGCCGACACCGTCCGGCGGTGGGCCGATGCCGGCCGGATACCGACGCGCCGTGACGAGGCGGGGAAGCGGCACATCGACGGGGCCGACCTGGCCGCGTTCTCGGTGTCGCTCGCGGCGGAGGCGGCGGACGGCGAGGACGCGTACACCAGCGCCCGCAACGCCTTCCCCGGCATCATCACGGCCGTCAAGCTCGGCGACGTCGCAGCGCAGGTGGAGATCCAGGCCGGCCCGCACCGCCTCGTCTCCCTGCTCACGCGCGAGGCCGTCGAGGAGCTGGGGCTGGCGGTCGGGATGGAAGCGGTGGCCCGGGTGAAGGCCACCAACGTGCACATCGACCGCACCTGA
- a CDS encoding alpha/beta hydrolase: MTRSARARGILTAALLAVTAAGCTGNSGSGASNPRGTTHANETTRAGAAAGPGAGAAAQDAARQKPAWKPCPPPTAAQSGSSGGAPGPDWECATLHAPLDYAKPRSNSNTIDIALIRAKATDQARRIGSLIFNFGGPGGSGITTLPAFAADYENLRTRYDLVSFDPRGVGRSSGVTCLDDGRLDAYYAADATPATKPEQKALVDRVTAYAAGCEGRSGKVLPHVGTENAARDMDLMRQVLGDARLHYFGVSYGTELGGVYAHLFPDKVGRAVFDGVVDPGADPVQSALGQTQGFQLALTNYMEACTRTSDNCPTEEQISALLQRLGKEPIPGAGGRELTRSLATSGIAQSLYSKDFWDYLTEGIEDAENGDGRLLLSLGDAMNGRGQEGRYSTLQSSLNAITCADFAQRYTAAEIEPRVPAFRKASPVFGDFMAWSLTQCTGWPVKGAWRTPDVSAKGSAPVLVVGNTGDPATPYEGAKRMAQELGPGVAAVLTFRGEGHGAYDSGNACVKGAVDAYLLNGTVPETDKICS; this comes from the coding sequence GTGACCAGATCCGCACGGGCAAGGGGCATACTCACCGCCGCACTCCTGGCGGTCACTGCGGCGGGCTGCACAGGCAACAGCGGCAGCGGCGCGAGCAACCCGCGCGGGACCACCCATGCGAACGAGACCACCCGCGCAGGGGCGGCCGCAGGTCCGGGCGCAGGGGCGGCCGCCCAGGACGCCGCCCGCCAGAAGCCGGCCTGGAAGCCCTGCCCGCCCCCCACCGCGGCGCAGAGCGGATCGTCGGGCGGGGCCCCGGGCCCGGACTGGGAGTGCGCGACCCTCCACGCGCCGCTCGACTACGCCAAGCCCAGAAGCAACAGCAACACCATCGACATCGCCCTGATCAGGGCCAAGGCCACGGACCAGGCCCGCCGCATCGGCTCGCTGATCTTCAACTTCGGCGGCCCCGGCGGCTCCGGCATCACCACGCTCCCGGCCTTCGCCGCCGACTACGAGAACCTGCGCACCCGCTACGACCTGGTCAGCTTCGACCCGCGGGGCGTGGGCCGCAGCAGCGGCGTCACCTGCCTGGACGACGGACGGCTCGACGCGTACTACGCCGCAGACGCCACCCCGGCCACGAAGCCGGAGCAGAAGGCCCTGGTGGACCGGGTGACGGCCTACGCCGCCGGCTGCGAGGGCAGGTCCGGCAAGGTCCTCCCGCACGTGGGCACGGAGAACGCCGCCCGCGACATGGACCTGATGCGCCAGGTCCTGGGCGACGCCCGGCTGCACTACTTCGGGGTGTCGTACGGCACGGAACTGGGCGGCGTCTACGCCCACTTGTTCCCGGACAAAGTGGGGCGCGCGGTCTTCGACGGCGTGGTGGACCCCGGCGCGGACCCCGTGCAGAGCGCCCTCGGCCAGACCCAGGGCTTCCAGCTCGCGCTCACCAACTACATGGAGGCCTGCACGAGGACGTCGGACAACTGCCCGACGGAGGAGCAGATCAGCGCGCTCCTCCAGCGCTTGGGCAAGGAACCGATCCCGGGCGCCGGCGGGCGCGAGCTGACCCGCTCCCTGGCCACGAGCGGCATCGCCCAGTCCCTCTACTCGAAGGACTTCTGGGACTACCTGACCGAGGGCATCGAGGACGCCGAGAACGGCGACGGGCGGCTGCTCCTCTCCCTCGGCGACGCCATGAACGGCCGCGGCCAGGAAGGCCGTTACAGCACGCTGCAGTCGTCCCTCAACGCCATCACCTGCGCGGACTTCGCGCAGCGCTACACCGCGGCCGAGATCGAGCCGCGCGTGCCCGCGTTCCGCAAGGCGTCCCCCGTCTTCGGGGACTTCATGGCCTGGAGCCTGACCCAGTGCACGGGATGGCCGGTGAAGGGCGCGTGGCGGACGCCCGACGTGAGCGCGAAGGGCTCCGCGCCGGTCCTCGTCGTCGGCAACACCGGTGACCCCGCGACCCCTTACGAGGGAGCGAAGCGGATGGCGCAGGAGCTGGGGCCGGGCGTGGCGGCCGTGCTGACGTTCCGCGGCGAGGGGCACGGCGCCTACGACAGCGGCAACGCCTGTGTCAAGGGGGCGGTCGACGCCTACCTGCTGAACGGTACGGTGCCGGAAACAGACAAGATCTGCTCATAG
- the moeZ gene encoding adenylyltransferase/sulfurtransferase MoeZ — translation MSLPPLVEPAAELTVDEVRRYSRHLIIPDVGMDGQKRLKNAKVLCVGAGGLGSPALMYLAAAGVGTLGIVEFDEVDESNLQRQIIHSQADIGRSKAESARDSVQGINPYVNVVLHEGRLEADNVMEIFSQYDLIVDGTDNFATRYLVNDACVLLGKPYVWGSIYRFDGQASVFWSEHGPCYRCLYPEPPPPGMVPSCAEGGVLGVLCASIGSIQVNEAIKLLAGIGDPLVGRLMIYDALEMTYRQVKVRKDPECAVCGENPTVTELIDYEAFCGVVSEEAQEAAAGSTITPKQLKEWLDDGENIDVIDVREPNEYEIVSIPGARLIPKNEFLMGTALQDLPQDKRIVLHCKTGVRSAEVLAVLKAAGFSDAVHVGGGVIGWVHQVEPDKPVY, via the coding sequence GTGTCGCTGCCACCCCTGGTCGAGCCGGCTGCCGAGCTCACCGTTGACGAGGTTCGTCGGTACTCCCGCCACCTGATCATCCCGGACGTCGGTATGGACGGGCAGAAGCGCCTGAAGAACGCGAAGGTGCTCTGCGTGGGGGCCGGCGGCCTCGGTTCCCCCGCGCTGATGTACCTGGCCGCCGCGGGCGTGGGCACGCTCGGCATCGTGGAGTTCGACGAGGTCGACGAGTCGAACCTGCAGCGCCAGATCATCCACAGCCAGGCGGACATCGGCCGTTCGAAGGCCGAGTCCGCGCGGGATTCGGTGCAGGGCATCAACCCGTACGTGAACGTCGTCCTGCACGAGGGCCGGCTCGAGGCCGACAACGTGATGGAGATCTTCTCCCAGTACGACCTGATCGTCGACGGCACCGACAACTTCGCCACGCGCTACCTCGTCAACGACGCCTGCGTGCTGCTGGGCAAGCCGTACGTGTGGGGCTCCATCTACCGCTTCGACGGCCAGGCGTCCGTCTTCTGGAGCGAGCACGGCCCCTGCTACCGCTGCCTGTACCCCGAGCCCCCGCCGCCGGGCATGGTGCCCTCCTGCGCCGAGGGCGGCGTGCTGGGCGTGCTGTGCGCCTCGATCGGCTCCATCCAGGTCAACGAGGCGATCAAGCTCCTCGCGGGCATCGGCGATCCGCTGGTCGGCCGTCTGATGATCTACGACGCCCTGGAGATGACCTACCGCCAGGTCAAGGTCCGCAAGGACCCCGAGTGCGCGGTCTGCGGCGAGAACCCGACCGTCACGGAGCTCATCGACTACGAGGCGTTCTGCGGCGTCGTCTCGGAGGAGGCCCAGGAGGCCGCGGCCGGCTCCACGATCACTCCCAAGCAGCTCAAGGAGTGGCTCGACGACGGCGAGAACATCGACGTCATCGACGTCCGCGAGCCGAACGAGTACGAGATCGTGTCGATCCCCGGCGCCCGGCTGATCCCGAAGAACGAGTTCCTGATGGGCACGGCCCTGCAGGACCTGCCGCAGGACAAGCGGATCGTCCTGCACTGCAAGACGGGTGTCCGCTCCGCGGAAGTCCTCGCGGTGCTGAAGGCGGCGGGCTTCTCCGACGCGGTGCACGTGGGCGGCGGCGTGATCGGCTGGGTCCACCAGGTCGAGCCGGACAAGCCGGTGTACTAG
- a CDS encoding ABC transporter ATP-binding protein yields PGPAPTPHPLRTTVTGATTTTLNAPAGTTIAVVGPNGAGKTTLLRALLGLTTRATATPLHLGDEDMAEEPPHRRRISWVPQDTSLFPHLTALANTAYGLRAQGVPRAEAHRRARYWLNRLDVGTLAHRRPASLSGGQAQRVALARALAARPRLLLLDEPLAALDQSARSAVRHTLRTHLADFPGVCLIVTHDPVEAVSLADHVLVLEDGATVQYATPAELTRHPRSPWVARMLGRNAWPGKSTAEGTLLLDDGAALTTADSHEPTTGLAVVPPEAVSLHTVRPTPGSPRNTWQGTVREITAHGGRLRVLVTGEPDVVAEITPAAAAELSLAEGTPVWVSVKATEITFVPL; encoded by the coding sequence CCCGGCCCCGCCCCCACCCCGCACCCGCTGCGCACCACGGTCACGGGCGCAACCACCACCACCCTCAACGCACCCGCAGGCACGACCATCGCAGTAGTGGGCCCGAACGGCGCAGGAAAGACCACCCTGCTCAGAGCCCTCCTGGGCCTGACGACCCGCGCGACGGCCACCCCCCTGCACCTGGGCGACGAGGACATGGCCGAAGAGCCCCCGCACCGTCGCCGCATCTCCTGGGTCCCGCAGGACACCTCCCTCTTCCCCCACCTCACGGCCCTCGCCAACACCGCCTACGGCCTCCGCGCCCAGGGCGTCCCCAGGGCCGAGGCACACCGCCGCGCCCGGTACTGGCTGAACCGCCTGGACGTGGGCACCCTCGCCCACCGCAGGCCGGCGAGCCTCAGCGGCGGCCAGGCCCAACGCGTGGCCCTGGCCCGGGCCCTGGCCGCCCGCCCCCGGCTGCTTCTCCTCGACGAGCCCCTCGCCGCCCTCGACCAGTCGGCCCGCTCCGCCGTCCGCCACACCCTCCGCACCCACCTCGCGGACTTCCCCGGCGTCTGCCTCATCGTCACCCACGACCCCGTCGAAGCGGTGTCCCTGGCCGACCACGTCCTCGTCCTGGAGGACGGCGCCACCGTCCAGTACGCGACGCCGGCGGAGCTGACGCGCCACCCCCGCTCGCCCTGGGTGGCCCGCATGCTGGGCCGCAACGCGTGGCCGGGCAAGTCGACCGCGGAAGGAACCCTCCTCCTGGACGACGGCGCCGCCCTCACGACGGCCGACAGCCACGAGCCGACGACAGGCCTGGCCGTGGTCCCCCCGGAGGCGGTCTCCCTCCACACGGTCCGCCCGACCCCCGGCAGCCCCCGCAACACCTGGCAGGGCACGGTCCGCGAGATCACCGCCCACGGCGGCCGCCTGCGCGTCCTCGTCACGGGCGAGCCGGACGTCGTGGCGGAGATCACCCCGGCCGCCGCGGCCGAGCTGAGCCTCGCGGAAGGCACACCGGTGTGGGTGAGCGTCAAGGCCACAGAGATCACATTCGTCCCCCTGTAG
- a CDS encoding alpha/beta hydrolase — protein MSSLRPRATTPRATTALLGAGIALVTALAATGCGSGDSPAAGDAKSASGGDRAPDVRLRWTACSAPTAAQGSDGKAPGKAWECAKLPVPLDYAKPDGEKIELALIRTKARDKDKRLGSLVFNFGGPGGSGVATLPGLATSYEKLRERYDLVSFDPRGVGESAGVRCLSDKENDAASQIDGTPDDAAEERTTLATNKAFVDACAKNSAKLLPHVDTLSAARDMDRLRAALGDDKLNYFGISYGTELGGVYAHTFPGNVGRAVLDAVVDPTQDPVQGNLGQAKGFQLALDNYLKDCASSAQASRCPTQERIVALLKKLDAQPLPTRQGRKLTQDEAVNGIASALYSKETWKFLTQGLQEAMNKGSGDTLLLLYDLLTGRGSDGRYSNLGPANRAISCADARQRYTADDVKGRLADFRAASPVFGESAAWSLLGCTGWPVEGKWKTIDVSAQGSAPIVVIGNTGDPATPYAGAHRMAEGLGKDVAVEVTYKGEGHGAYNSGNACMVRTVNGYLLEGKAPARGTTCS, from the coding sequence ATGAGTTCCCTACGGCCTCGGGCCACCACCCCTCGGGCCACCACCGCCCTCCTCGGCGCCGGCATCGCGCTCGTGACGGCCCTCGCCGCCACCGGCTGCGGCAGCGGCGACTCCCCGGCCGCCGGGGACGCCAAGAGCGCCTCCGGAGGCGACCGCGCCCCCGACGTCCGGCTGCGCTGGACGGCGTGCTCCGCGCCGACCGCCGCCCAGGGCAGCGACGGCAAGGCCCCCGGCAAGGCGTGGGAGTGCGCGAAGCTCCCCGTCCCGCTGGACTACGCCAAGCCCGACGGCGAGAAGATCGAGCTCGCCCTGATCCGTACGAAGGCCCGGGACAAGGACAAGCGCCTGGGCTCGCTCGTCTTCAACTTCGGCGGCCCCGGCGGTTCCGGCGTGGCCACCCTGCCGGGCCTGGCCACCAGCTACGAAAAGCTGCGCGAGCGCTACGACCTGGTCAGCTTCGACCCGCGGGGCGTGGGCGAGAGCGCGGGCGTCCGCTGCCTGAGCGACAAGGAGAACGACGCCGCGAGCCAGATCGACGGCACGCCGGACGACGCGGCCGAGGAGCGGACCACCCTCGCGACGAACAAGGCGTTCGTGGACGCCTGCGCGAAGAACTCCGCCAAACTCCTGCCGCACGTCGACACGCTGAGCGCCGCCCGCGACATGGACCGCCTGCGGGCCGCCCTGGGCGACGACAAGCTCAACTACTTCGGCATCTCCTACGGCACCGAGCTCGGCGGCGTCTACGCCCACACGTTCCCCGGCAACGTGGGGCGCGCCGTGCTCGACGCGGTGGTCGACCCCACGCAGGACCCCGTGCAGGGCAACCTCGGCCAGGCCAAGGGCTTCCAGCTCGCCCTGGACAACTACCTCAAGGACTGCGCCTCCTCGGCCCAGGCGTCCCGCTGCCCCACGCAGGAGCGGATCGTCGCCCTGCTCAAGAAGCTCGACGCGCAGCCCCTGCCGACGCGCCAGGGCCGCAAGCTGACCCAGGACGAGGCCGTCAACGGCATCGCGTCCGCGCTGTACTCCAAGGAGACCTGGAAGTTCCTGACGCAGGGCCTGCAGGAAGCCATGAACAAGGGCAGCGGCGACACCCTGCTGCTGCTCTACGACCTCCTCACCGGCCGCGGCTCCGACGGCCGCTACAGCAACCTCGGGCCGGCCAACCGGGCGATCTCCTGCGCCGACGCCCGGCAGCGCTACACCGCCGACGACGTGAAGGGCCGCCTGGCGGACTTCCGGGCCGCGTCCCCGGTCTTCGGGGAGTCCGCCGCCTGGTCGCTCCTCGGCTGCACGGGCTGGCCCGTCGAGGGCAAGTGGAAGACGATCGACGTGAGCGCGCAGGGCTCCGCCCCGATCGTCGTCATCGGCAACACCGGCGACCCGGCAACGCCGTACGCGGGCGCGCACCGCATGGCGGAGGGCCTGGGCAAGGACGTCGCCGTGGAGGTCACGTACAAGGGCGAGGGGCACGGGGCGTACAACAGCGGCAACGCGTGCATGGTGCGCACCGTCAACGGCTACTTGCTGGAGGGCAAGGCCCCGGCCCGGGGCACGACCTGCTCATGA